Genomic segment of Rhodococcus sp. W8901:
GGTCCATGTCGGAACCTCAGACGGTGCGGCAGGTGCACGAGGCACTCGCCGCACGACGAGAGCTGGCGTACACCACGGTGATGACCGTGCTGCAGCGTCTGGCGAAGAAGCACCTCGTCATCCAGCAGCGCGACGACCGCGCCCACCGGTACCTGCCGGTGCACGGACGCGACGAGTTGGTCGCCAGCCTCATGGTCGATGCCCTGCAGCAGGCCGACGCGTCCGGTGAGCGCGCCGCCGCACTGGTGCATTTCGTGGGACAGGTGGGCGCCGACGAGGCCGCCGCGCTGCGTGAGGCTCTCGCCGCGCTCGAGGCGTCGGAGTCGGACAAGGCCGTGCAGACCGGCGATCCGGTCCACCCGACCGGTCTCCGCCCGGGCACCGGCCGCGCGAGTTGAGACCCCTCACCTGCCATGACATGTAAACGATGAACGCCCCCACGGCGTTGGCATTCGGGGTGCTCGCGCTCGCTCTCACGGGACCCGTGCCGGCCCTGCTCAGCCGCGCACGGTGGACGTTCCGTTCCCCGCGGGCGGCCCTGGTGCTGTGGCAGGCCGTCGCGCTGGCCGCCGTGCTGTCGGCATTCAGTTCCGGGCTCGCCATCGCGAGCCGGCTGCTCGTACCGGGCCCGGACGGCCGACCCACCACGGAACCGACCGCCGAGATCGACGCGCTGGGGCTTCCGCTGTGGATCCTCTACGTGGTCGTGTTCGGACTGACTCTGTTGATCGGTGCACGGCTGATCTTCTCGATCGTGCGGGTGGCGATCCACACCCGGCGACGCCGCGCCCGCCACCGGATGCTCGTCGATCTCCTCGATCGCGGCGACGTCGACATATCGTCCGCGTTGGGCCGCATCTCGGACGTTCGCGTGCTCGACGCCGCGGAACCGATCGCGTACTGCCTGCCCGGGCTCCGGCAGCGGGTGGTCCTCAGCGAGGGCACGCTGAACTCGTTGAACGAGGCCGAGATCACCGCGATCCTCACCCATGAGCGTTCGCATCTGCGGGCCCGGCACGACCTCGTGCTCGAGGCCTTCACCGCTGTGCACCAAGCTTTCCCGCGGGTCGCGCGCTCCAAGTCGGCACTCGGATCGGTGCAGCTGCTCGTCGAGTTGCTCGCCGACGATTCCGCGGTGAAGGTGACCGGCCCGGCACCACTGGCCCGCGCGCTCGTCACCTGCGCGGGCTCCACGGCACCGCGCGGGGCGATGGCCGTCGGCGGTCCGAGCACGCTGGTGCGTGTGCAGCGCCTCACCGACCCGACCGGAGACGTCCGCATCGCCGTCGCCGCATACATCGGTGCGGCCGCGATCCTGGTGATCCCCACGATCGCCGTGGCCGTGCCGTGGCTGGTCGAGTTGAGCCGCCTGTTCTCGGTGTCCCATCACTGATTGCGCGCAGTAACGCTGGTCACAGCGCCGTGCCGGATCCTCGACACCGATCGAGATCGCGTACACTCGTTTGCGACCGCCATCGCGGTCCGATCAATCAATGTAGGCACACAGCCCCATCTCACCCGCGCAAGGCGCTCGGATGGCCAGGTGAATTGTGCCCTGGCTCGTCTCTTCGTGCGGCTGCGTGACAGCCCGCTCCGCGACGTGCCCGACGTCCGGAGAGGTAATTCCGCGTGACTAATGCTGCCCAAGATTCCGCTGCTCGAAACGAGAACGAGCCAGCAGTCGAGATTCCCGAGACCACGGTCGACACCGTGACCACCGAGGTGACGGCCGACGCCGTCGAGACCACCGAAGCTCCTGAGGTTTCCGAGACCGAGTCCGCCGAGGCCGACGGCACCGCCGAGGCCGACGGCACCGTCGAAACCGACGAGGCGACCGGCCTGACGTTCGCCGAGATCGGGCTCCCCGAGCCCGTGGTCGCCGCGCTGGCCCGGAACTCGATCACCAGCCCGTCCCCGATCCAGGCCATGGCGATCCCGGATGCCATCGCCGGCAAGAACATCCTCGGCCGCGCCCAGACCGGTTCGGGCAAGACCCTCGCTTTCGGCCTCCCGATGCTCGCCCGCCTCGCCCGCCACGACGAGCGCCCGGCCCCCAAGCGTCCGCGCGCCCTCGTCCTGGTGCCCACCCGCGAACTGGCCTTCCAGGTCGTCGAATCGCTGACCCCGTACGCGGGCTCGATCGGCCTGAACGTCAAGGCCGCTGTCGGTGGCACGCCGTTCACCAAGCAGGTCGATCAGCTGCGCCGCGGTGTCGACATCCTGGTCGCCACCCCCGGTCGTCTCGGCGATCACCTGCGGCAGAACACCTGCATCCTCGACTCCGTCGAGATGACCGCGCTCGACGAGGCGGATCAGATGGCGGACATGGGCTTCCTGCCCGAGGTCCGCACGCTGCTCGGCGACACCCCCGACGAGAGCCAGCGGCTGCTGTTCTCGGCGACGCTCGACAACGACGTCAAGACCCTCGTCCGCGAGTTCCTGCCCGAGCACGAGCTGCACTCCACGCAGGACGGCCGCGCCTCGGTCACCACGATGGACCACTACGTGCTGCTGGTCGATCGTGGCCAGAAGGACGCTGTCCTCGCGGAGATCGCGTCGCGTGAGGGCGGCCGCACGATCATGTTCGCGCGCACCAAGCTCGGCGCCGAGGGCATCACCGAACGTCTGCGTGAGCAGGGTGTGGCGGCGGAGTCCCTGCACGGCGGCAAGGCGCAGAACCAGC
This window contains:
- a CDS encoding BlaI/MecI/CopY family transcriptional regulator, with product MAGLGELERAVMDHLWSMSEPQTVRQVHEALAARRELAYTTVMTVLQRLAKKHLVIQQRDDRAHRYLPVHGRDELVASLMVDALQQADASGERAAALVHFVGQVGADEAAALREALAALEASESDKAVQTGDPVHPTGLRPGTGRAS
- a CDS encoding M56 family metallopeptidase, with the protein product MNAPTALAFGVLALALTGPVPALLSRARWTFRSPRAALVLWQAVALAAVLSAFSSGLAIASRLLVPGPDGRPTTEPTAEIDALGLPLWILYVVVFGLTLLIGARLIFSIVRVAIHTRRRRARHRMLVDLLDRGDVDISSALGRISDVRVLDAAEPIAYCLPGLRQRVVLSEGTLNSLNEAEITAILTHERSHLRARHDLVLEAFTAVHQAFPRVARSKSALGSVQLLVELLADDSAVKVTGPAPLARALVTCAGSTAPRGAMAVGGPSTLVRVQRLTDPTGDVRIAVAAYIGAAAILVIPTIAVAVPWLVELSRLFSVSHH